The Panicum hallii strain FIL2 chromosome 9, PHallii_v3.1, whole genome shotgun sequence genome has a window encoding:
- the LOC112873274 gene encoding cyclin-D2-2-like: MGFLSAGGASPSSLLLCEENMDDVFGCSDGEGELAELGAGLDFPAFPLESDEVVASLMEKEKEQLIHVAAGHYLQRLNSGGVVSSWRIASIDWINKAQAHHNFGPLCFYLSINYLDRILSIKEPQAGQPWVQQLLSVGCLSIAAKMEETLVPRYQDFQVCSEKYKFDAESIKNMEIFVMGSLNWRMQAVTPFSYINYFMDKFTQGKPLSCGFASRCSELILGTLEATKFLQFRPSEIAAAAVLLAAAESHALDFTSALIASNIPIDKQTVKRCYEAMQEVGLVKKNEGNASRPSVPKSPYGVLGASCFSFKTDDSQTPGSSQANHVYNPANKRT, translated from the exons ATGGGGTTCCTCTCCGCCGGTGGCGCCTCCCCGTCGTCCCTGCTGCTGTGTGAAGAGAACATGGACGACGTTTTTGGGTGCAGTGACGGCGAGGGGGAGCTGGCGGAGTTGGGGGCGGGCCTTGATTTCCCGGCCTTCCCGTTGGAGAGCGACGAGGTTGTAGCGTCTCTgatggagaaggagaaggagcaACTGATTCATGTCGCGGCGGGGCATTACCTCCAGAGGTTGAACAGCGGAGGAGTGGTGTCCTCTTGGAGGATTGCTTCCATTGATTGGATCAACAAG GCCCAGGCTCATCATAATTTTGGACCCCTATGCTTTTACCTTTCTATTAATTATCTTGATAGGATCCTCTCCATAAAGGAACCCCAG GCTGGGCAGCCCTGGGTGCAGCAGCTACTCTCAGTTGGCTGCCTATCCATTGCAGCCAAGATGGAGGAGACTCTAGTTCCTCGGTATCAAGACTTCCAG GTTTGCAGTGAGAAGTACAAGTTCGATGCAGAATCTATTAAGAATATGGAGATTTTTGTTATGGGCTCTCTGAATTGGAGGATGCAAGCTGTGACCCCATTCTCATACATCAACTATTTCATGGACAAGTTCACCCAGGGGAAGCCGTTAAGTTGCGGATTTGCTTCTCGGTGCTCTGAGCTCATCCTCGGCACTCTGGAAG CAACTAAGTTCCTCCAATTCAGACCTTCTGAGATTGCAGCAGCCGCAGTTCTCTTAGCAGCTGCTGAAAGTCACGCTCTTGACTTCACCAGCGCTCTTATAGCTTCTAACATCCCTATCGATAAG CAAACTGTGAAGAGATGCTATGAAGCAATGCAAGAGGTCGGATTAGTGAAGAAGAATGAAGGCAATGCGAGTCGTCCTTCGGTTCCAAAGAGCCCATATGGTGTGCTGGGTGCCTCATGCTTCAGCTTCAAGACTGATGATAGCCAGACACCAGGGTCATCGCAAGCGAACCATGTTTACAATCCAGCTAACAAGAGGACATAG